One region of Ananas comosus cultivar F153 linkage group 9, ASM154086v1, whole genome shotgun sequence genomic DNA includes:
- the LOC109715047 gene encoding polyadenylate-binding protein RBP45-like — translation MMQPGGGMVQHPMDQQPPQQPQWAAAMAPPMPQTQYYQGQVTGPPPPPPMWGQQPSQVAPPQPQQMAPPTQYQASPMPQLASADEIRTLWIGDLQYWMDENYLYGCFAHTGEVVSVKIIRNRQTGQSEGYGFIEFVTRPAAERALQTYNGQMMLNTEQVFRLNWASSGAGERRGDDGADHTIFVGDLASDVTDYLLQETFKSRYPSVKGAKVVTDRLTGRSKGYGFVKFGDLNEQTRAMTEMNGAYCSTRPMRVGPAANKKNVGTQQQFSTSAHQVTQGTESENDPNNTTIFVGGLDPNVTDEHLKQVFNPYGELVYVKIPVGKRCGFVQFVNRASAEEALRTLNGTQLGGQNIRLSWGRSPANKQPQQEPNQWNGNYYGYGQSYDSYGYAAPPQDPNVYAYAAYPGYGNYQQQAQQQQQ, via the exons cgatggcgccgCCGATGCCGCAGACGCAGTACTACCAGGGGCAGGTGacggggccgccgccgccgccgccgatgtgGGGCCAGCAGCCGTCGCAAGtggcgccgccgcagccgcagcaGATGGCGCCGCCGACGCAGTACCAGGCGTCGCCGATGCCGCAGCTGGCGTCGGCGGATGAGATCCGGACGCTGTGGATCGGAGATCTGCAGTATTGGATGGATGAGAACTATCTCTATGGATGCTTCGCCCACACGGGAGAG GTTGTTTCAGTGAAAATTATTCGTAACAGGCAGACTGGGCAGTCAGAAGGTTATGGTTTTATTGAATTTGTTACTCGTCCTGCTGCTGAAAGAGCTCTTCAGACCTATAATGGTCAAATGATGCTCAACACTGAGCAAGTTTTCAGGTTAAATTGGGCATCATCCGGAGCTGGCGAGAGACGAGGAGATGATGGTGCTGATCACACTATTTTTGTTGGGGACTTGGCATCTGACGTTACAGATTACTTGCTGCAAGAGACATTCAAGAGCCGCTATCCATCGGTGAAGGGAGCAAAAGTTGTTACGGATAGACTTACAGGGCGTTCCAAAGGCTATGGCTTTGTTAAGTTTGGAGATTTAAATGAACAAACACGTGCCATGACTGAAATGAATGGAGCATACTGTTCTACAAGGCCAATGCGTGTTGGTCCGGCTGCCAACAAGAAGAATGTGGGAACTCAGCAGCAATTCTCTACAAGTG CTCACCAGGTTACACAAGGAACAGAATCTGAGAATGATCCAAACAATACAACT ATATTTGTTGGTGGACTGGATCCAAATGTTACCGATGAGCATCTAAAGCAAGTTTTTAATCCATATGGAGAATTGGTTTACGTGAAGATACCTGTAGGAAAGCGATGTGGATTTGTTCAATTTGTGAACAG AGCAAGTGCAGAGGAAGCCCTTCGAACACTAAATGGAACTCAGTTGGGGGGACAAAATATTCGCCTTTCATGGGGACGCAGTCCTGCAAATAAGCAG CCTCAACAGGAGCCGAACCAATGGAATGGTAACTATTACGGATATGGCCAGAGTTACGATAGTTACGGGTATGCTGCCCCACCGCAAGATCCTAATGTGTATGCATATGCAGCTTATCCAGGATATGGAAATTATCAACAGCAAGCACAACAGCAACAACAg TGA
- the LOC109715042 gene encoding DEAD-box ATP-dependent RNA helicase 32 isoform X1: MRRPKPRQSLTRKKRRLQEAEEIELLDSWIEAMKPASGTNPLAVTPPPPSAPAGRLPGAGGGFSPYAGCKLFSQLPISRRTKDGLARKYTEMSEIQRASLPHSLCGRDILGAAKTGSGKTLAFIIPVIEKLYKARWGPEDGVGSIIISPTKELAGQLFEELKTVGKYHTLSAGLLVGGRKDVDAEKQRVNTLNILVCTPGRLLQHMDETPNFDCSQLQVLVLDEADRILDHGFREQVDAIISQIPRVRQTLLFSATQTKSVKDLARVSLKDPEYISVHAESVTATPERLKQLAMIVPLEQKLNMLWSFIRRHLKSKILVFLSSCKQVKFVYEAFKKLRPGIPLKCLHGRMKHDVRMAIYLEFCQSTSVLFSTDVASRGLDFPAVDWVVQVDCPEDIPTYIHRVGRTARFTSDGRSVLFLTPSEKEMLKKLQSAEPKIPILSREPRKEKLEQISARLSSLLVQYPEMQQLAKRAFVTYLKSVHLQKDKEVFDVTKLPLEEFAASLGLAITPKIRFINQKKKGQKVLVEAVHEQEDGIDDSYKVANRKPQSSVKLNEEPEEDDILLPKKTIIDEEGNRDAEPGTRVLKKKKLKINVHRPVGTRLKYDEEGNIMPPLAAAIAGPESGNAVLRTDKVKERYEKLRQEMKEKDKEDKILNRQRLREKRKEKQMKLKRRRGEEEEEAADSEDGRSELDEAENGAAKRSKIRFVSDDEEEEKGNNKKDFGLCSDLVSIAEQEALALKLLGSMHS, translated from the exons ATGCGGCGCCCCAAGCCCCGCCAATCGCTCACCCGCAAGAAGCGGCGCCTCCaggaggcggaggagatcgAGCTCCTCGACTCGTGGATCGAGGCCATGAAGCCCGCCTCGGGGACCAACCCCCTCGCCGTCACccctccgccgccctccgccCCCGCCGGCCGCCTccccggcgccggcggcggcttCTCGCCCTACGCCGGGTGCAAGCTCTTTAGCCAGTTGCCCATCTCGCGCAGGACGAAGGACGGGCTCGCGCGCAAGTATACAGAGATGAGCGAGATCCAGCGCGCCTCGCTGCCCCACTCCCTCTGTGGCCGCGACATCTTGGGCGCCGCCAAGACCGGCTCCGGAAAAACCCTAGCTTTCATCATCCCG gtcaTAGAAAAGTTATATAAAGCACGATGGGGCCCAGAGGACGGTGTGGGGAGCATAATAATCTCTCCTACAAAGGAATTAGCTGGACAACTTTTTGAAGAGCTGAAAACTGTAGGGAAATACCATACTCTGAGCGCTGGTCTTTTGGTTGGTGGGCGCAAAGATGTTGATGCAGAGAAGCAACGAGTCAATACTCTGAACATTTTGGTGTGTACACCCGGCCGGCTTCTCCAACACATGGATGAGACTCCAAACTTTGATTGTTCACAGCTTCAG GTATTGGTGCTTGATGAGGCAGATCGAATTCTTGATCACGGTTTTAGGGAGCAAGTTGATGCAATCATCTCCCAGATTCCTAGAGTAAGACAAACGCTTCTCTTCTCCGCAACACAAACAAAGTCAGTTAAGGATCTTGCAAGGGTCAGTTTGAAGGATCCAGAGTACATTAGTGTGCATGCTGAATCTGTGACGGCGACACCTGAGCGCCTGAAACAACTTGCCATGATTGTTCCTCTTGAACAGAAGTTGAATATGCTTTGGAGTTTCATCAGGAGACATCTCAAGTCAAAAATACTCGTCTTCCTATCTAGCTGCAAGCAG GTCAAATTTGTATATGAAGCATTTAAGAAACTTCGTCCCGGAATTCCTCTAAAATGTTTGCATGGGCGGATGAAACATGATGTTCGAATGGCGATATATCTAGAGTTCTGTCAAAGTACTTCTGTTCTTTTTTCAACCGATGTGGCTTCCAGAGGGCTTGATTTCCCAGCTGTTGATTGGGTGGTTCAG GTTGACTGCCCAGAAGATATTCCAACTTACATTCACAGAGTTGGCCGTACTGCTCGTTTTACCAGTGACGGTAGGTCTGTATTATTTCTCACGCCTTCAGAGAAAGAAATGTTGAAAAAATTACAATCAGCCGAACCAAAAATACCAATTCTGTCCCGCGAG ccaagaaaagaaaaattggaaCAAATCTCTGCCCGTCTCTCATCACTTCTGGTTCAGTATCCTGAGATGCAGCAATTGGCTAAAAGGGCCTTTGTTACGTATCTAAAATCCGTGCATCTTCAGAAAGACAAGGAGGTATTTGACGTCACTAAACTGCCTCTGGAAGAGTTTGCTGCATCTCTAGGTCTTGCCATTACCCCAAAAATCCGATTCATAAACCAGAAAAAGAAGGGACAGAAGGTACTTGTGGAAGCTGTTCATGAGCAAGAAGATGGAATTGATGATAGCTACAAAGTTGCCAATAGAAAGCCACAAAGTAGTGTCAAATTGAATGAAGAACCAGAAGAAGATGATATTCTTTTGCCAAAAAAGACCATCATCGATGAGGAAGGAAACAGAGATGCTGA GCCGGGAACTAGGgttttgaagaagaagaagctcaaGATTAACGTCCATAGACCGGTCGGAACAAGGTTGAAGTATGATGAGGAAGGGAACATAATGCCTCCTCTTGCTGCGGCCATAGCTGGTCCTGAGAGTGGGAATGCCGTGCTCCGCACTGATAAAG TAAAGGAACGGTACGAGAAGCTGAGGCAagagatgaaggagaaggaTAAGGAGGACAAGATACTGAACCGGCAGCGGCTGCgcgagaagaggaaggagaagcaGATGAAATTGAAGAGGCGgagaggggaagaggaagaggaagcagCGGACTCCGAGGATGGCCGCTCGGAGTTGGACGAAGCTGAAAATGGAGCTGCGAAGAGATCGAAGATACGCTTCGTCAGTGAcgatgaagaggaagagaagggtAATAATAAAAAGGATTTTGGCCTATGCTCGGATTTGGTTTCCATAGCAGAGCAGGAGGCATTGGCGCTCAAGCTGTTGGGTTCAATGCATTCTTGA
- the LOC109715042 gene encoding DEAD-box ATP-dependent RNA helicase 32 isoform X2 — protein MRRPKPRQSLTRKKRRLQEAEEIELLDSWIEAMKPASGTNPLAVTPPPPSAPAGRLPGAGGGFSPYAGCKLFSQLPISRRTKDGLARKYTEMSEIQRASLPHSLCGRDILGAAKTGSGKTLAFIIPVIEKLYKARWGPEDGVGSIIISPTKELAGQLFEELKTVGKYHTLSAGLLVGGRKDVDAEKQRVNTLNILVCTPGRLLQHMDETPNFDCSQLQVLVLDEADRILDHGFREQVDAIISQIPRVRQTLLFSATQTKSVKDLARVSLKDPEYISVHAESVTATPERLKQLAMIVPLEQKLNMLWSFIRRHLKSKILVFLSSCKQVKFVYEAFKKLRPGIPLKCLHGRMKHDVRMAIYLEFCQSTSVLFSTDVASRGLDFPAVDWVVQVDCPEDIPTYIHRVGRTARFTSDGRSVLFLTPSEKEMLKKLQSAEPKIPILSREPRKEKLEQISARLSSLLVQYPEMQQLAKRAFVTYLKSVHLQKDKEVFDVTKLPLEEFAASLGLAITPKIRFINQKKKGQKVLVEAVHEQEDGIDDSYKVANRKPQSSVKLNEEPEEDDILLPKKTIIDEEGNRDAEPGTRVLKKKKLKINVHRPVGTRLKYDEEGNIMPPLAAAIAGPESGNAVLRTDKGDRHPSLRL, from the exons ATGCGGCGCCCCAAGCCCCGCCAATCGCTCACCCGCAAGAAGCGGCGCCTCCaggaggcggaggagatcgAGCTCCTCGACTCGTGGATCGAGGCCATGAAGCCCGCCTCGGGGACCAACCCCCTCGCCGTCACccctccgccgccctccgccCCCGCCGGCCGCCTccccggcgccggcggcggcttCTCGCCCTACGCCGGGTGCAAGCTCTTTAGCCAGTTGCCCATCTCGCGCAGGACGAAGGACGGGCTCGCGCGCAAGTATACAGAGATGAGCGAGATCCAGCGCGCCTCGCTGCCCCACTCCCTCTGTGGCCGCGACATCTTGGGCGCCGCCAAGACCGGCTCCGGAAAAACCCTAGCTTTCATCATCCCG gtcaTAGAAAAGTTATATAAAGCACGATGGGGCCCAGAGGACGGTGTGGGGAGCATAATAATCTCTCCTACAAAGGAATTAGCTGGACAACTTTTTGAAGAGCTGAAAACTGTAGGGAAATACCATACTCTGAGCGCTGGTCTTTTGGTTGGTGGGCGCAAAGATGTTGATGCAGAGAAGCAACGAGTCAATACTCTGAACATTTTGGTGTGTACACCCGGCCGGCTTCTCCAACACATGGATGAGACTCCAAACTTTGATTGTTCACAGCTTCAG GTATTGGTGCTTGATGAGGCAGATCGAATTCTTGATCACGGTTTTAGGGAGCAAGTTGATGCAATCATCTCCCAGATTCCTAGAGTAAGACAAACGCTTCTCTTCTCCGCAACACAAACAAAGTCAGTTAAGGATCTTGCAAGGGTCAGTTTGAAGGATCCAGAGTACATTAGTGTGCATGCTGAATCTGTGACGGCGACACCTGAGCGCCTGAAACAACTTGCCATGATTGTTCCTCTTGAACAGAAGTTGAATATGCTTTGGAGTTTCATCAGGAGACATCTCAAGTCAAAAATACTCGTCTTCCTATCTAGCTGCAAGCAG GTCAAATTTGTATATGAAGCATTTAAGAAACTTCGTCCCGGAATTCCTCTAAAATGTTTGCATGGGCGGATGAAACATGATGTTCGAATGGCGATATATCTAGAGTTCTGTCAAAGTACTTCTGTTCTTTTTTCAACCGATGTGGCTTCCAGAGGGCTTGATTTCCCAGCTGTTGATTGGGTGGTTCAG GTTGACTGCCCAGAAGATATTCCAACTTACATTCACAGAGTTGGCCGTACTGCTCGTTTTACCAGTGACGGTAGGTCTGTATTATTTCTCACGCCTTCAGAGAAAGAAATGTTGAAAAAATTACAATCAGCCGAACCAAAAATACCAATTCTGTCCCGCGAG ccaagaaaagaaaaattggaaCAAATCTCTGCCCGTCTCTCATCACTTCTGGTTCAGTATCCTGAGATGCAGCAATTGGCTAAAAGGGCCTTTGTTACGTATCTAAAATCCGTGCATCTTCAGAAAGACAAGGAGGTATTTGACGTCACTAAACTGCCTCTGGAAGAGTTTGCTGCATCTCTAGGTCTTGCCATTACCCCAAAAATCCGATTCATAAACCAGAAAAAGAAGGGACAGAAGGTACTTGTGGAAGCTGTTCATGAGCAAGAAGATGGAATTGATGATAGCTACAAAGTTGCCAATAGAAAGCCACAAAGTAGTGTCAAATTGAATGAAGAACCAGAAGAAGATGATATTCTTTTGCCAAAAAAGACCATCATCGATGAGGAAGGAAACAGAGATGCTGA GCCGGGAACTAGGgttttgaagaagaagaagctcaaGATTAACGTCCATAGACCGGTCGGAACAAGGTTGAAGTATGATGAGGAAGGGAACATAATGCCTCCTCTTGCTGCGGCCATAGCTGGTCCTGAGAGTGGGAATGCCGTGCTCCGCACTGATAAAG GTGATAGGCATCCATCACTTCGCTTGTAG
- the LOC109715049 gene encoding 60S ribosomal protein L29-1-like produces MAKSKNHTAHNQSYKAHKNGIKKPKGHRQTSTKGMDPKFLRNQRYARKHNKKAGESGSEGEE; encoded by the exons ATGGCGAAGTCGAAGAACCACACGGCGCACAACCAGTCCTACAAAGCCCACAAGAACGGCATCAAGAAGCCCAAGGGGCATCGCCAAACCTCCACCAAAGGG ATGGACCCGAAGTTTCTTAGGAACCAGAGGTACGCGAGGAAGCACAACAAGAAGGCCGGAGAGTCGGGAAGCGAGGGAGAGGAGTAG
- the LOC109715447 gene encoding zinc finger MYND domain-containing protein 15, whose protein sequence is MDAHLKPLFALYHEQFGLGPGLGPGPGTCLLSPSSNSAAPPPPPPLLRSLFRAAAALRRTDPWRRLRPPHLLGVRVGRDSDWPGKRQPFPCAHFVGGDGGDLGLHLFRSETDALRIAGARDTKLLPNSELFRVIYQTHSLLSPSNKKMIASLSLEPSGDDDRYPMIDVVRCTASGALRFRNPTADEIRFLYAFMSAISLLHPLLRSAGNDAARRTRPLLFDPFIETLDVQWPPEISKAGDFVAVTVSHPPGQAYEEKKPPPAPSSPLKYLEPPPKEELPQIGEAIANWTIRRQCALCEKQFHEKQSVPCGRCRAVVYCSPVCEKKHWKETHKGICGLYTAMMEREEELAMKIFTFPCFVEHPCKWLESVGVHQKGMWRRSCSCYSHYPFGLLPGGKSGGVSDLWGGIPEREFPPDSPFPNYLNGNSNPIFLSGWSEYYNLRSLPMSSPVAAVLSHPFTVYHILTSLVISSKNRLLKGKEVIVHYLGPAAELDWMAAFAEINHLLNGLGSIQIVMIGPEVPSNLSGTVSGISGRLRVHLVKGMYQEQASYLSSPHVVVALNCGLESYGSWGAAIELIKSMNAPAFFTERSELLCANAKQVLRGAGLHVTHPVTPNPFRSPLRDQAPSTNLPSFSNGFVFGVNT, encoded by the coding sequence ATGGATGCGCACCTCAAGCCTCTCTTCGCCCTCTATCACGAGCAATTCGGCCTCGGCCCCGGTCTCGGCCCCGGACCCGGCACCTgcctcctctccccctcctccaactccgccgcgccgccgccgcccccgccgctcCTCCGCTCCCTcttccgcgccgccgccgcgctccgccgCACCGACCCCTGGCGCCGGCTCCGCCCCCCGCACCTCCTCGGCGTCCGCGTCGGCCGCGACTCCGACTGGCCCGGCAAGCGCCAGCCCTTCCCCTGCGCCCACTTcgtcggcggcgacggcggggaCCTCGGCCTCCACCTCTTCCGCTCCGAGACCGACGCCCTCAGGATCGCCGGAGCGCGCGACACCAAGCTCCTCCCCAACTCCGAGCTCTTTCGGGTAATCTACCAAACACATTCCCTGCTCTCCCCCTCCAACAAGAAGATGATCGCCTCCTTGTCCCTGGAGCCCTCCGGGGACGACGATCGCTATCCGATGATCGACGTCGTCCGCTGCACCGCCTCGGGCGCGCTGCGGTTCCGGAATCCCACGGCCGACGAGATCCGGTTCCTCTACGCGTTCATGAGCGCGATCTCTCTGTTGCATCCCCTGCTCCGATCGGCCGGGAACGATGCGGCGAGGAGGACCCGGCCGCTGCTCTTCGATCCGTTTATCGAAACTCTCGATGTGCAGTGGCCTCCCGAGATCTCCAAGGCCGGAGATTTCGTCGCGGTTACCGTCTCCCACCCTCCCGGCCAGGCCTACGAAGAGAAGAAGCCCCCGCCGGCCCCGTCGTCTCCGTTGAAGTACTTGGAGCCGCCTCCGAAGGAGGAGCTCCCGCAAATTGGAGAAGCAATTGCCAATTGGACTATTCGGAGGCAATGTGCATTGTGCGAGAAGCAATTCCACGAAAAGCAATCGGTTCCCTGCGGTCGGTGCCGCGCGGTGGTGTACTGCAGCCCGGTGTGTGAGAAGAAGCATTGGAAGGAAACCCATAAGGGCATCTGCGGGCTCTATACGGCGAtgatggagagggaggaggaattGGCCATGAAGATATTCACCTTCCCGTGCTTCGTCGAACACCCTTGCAAATGGCTCGAATCTGTCGGTGTTCATCAGAAAGGAATGTGGAGGAGGAGCTGCAGCTGTTACTCTCACTACCCATTTGGCCTTCTTCCTGGTGGTAAGTCCGGCGGGGTCTCCGATTTATGGGGTGGCATACCGGAACGGGAATTTCCACCGGATTCTCCCTTCCCGAACTATCTGAATGGGAATTCGAACCCGATCTTCCTTTCCGGTTGGTCGGAGTACTATAATCTTCGATCCCTTCCGATGTCTAGCCCTGTGGCCGCCGTGTTGTCCCACCCTTTCACAGTCTATCACATATTGACCTCGCTCGTTATAAGCTCCAAAAATCGGCTTCTCAAGGGAAAAGAAGTGATCGTCCACTATCTCGGGCCGGCGGCAGAGCTCGATTGGATGGCGGCGTTTGCAGAGATCAATCATTTGCTTAATGGGTTGGGAAGCATACAGATTGTTATGATTGGTCCAGAGGTTCCAAGTAATTTATCGGGGACGGTATCGGGGATTAGCGGCAGGTTGAGAGTGCACTTGGTGAAGGGCATGTATCAGGAACAAGCCTCCTATCTATCTTCTCCCCATGTGGTTGTGGCTTTGAACTGTGGCTTGGAGAGCTATGGGAGTTGGGGAGCAGCTATCGAGCTCATTAAATCGATGAATGCGCCGGCCTTCTTCACTGAGAGATCTGAGCTCTTGTGCGCGAACGCCAAGCAGGTGCTTCGTGGAGCGGGACTGCATGTTACTCACCCTGTGACGCCGAATCCATTCCGTTCGCCATTACGGGACCAGGCACCTTCGACCAATTTGCCCTCATTTAGTAATGGTTTTGTGTTCGGCGTTAACACATAA
- the LOC109715448 gene encoding 18.8 kDa class V heat shock protein, translating to MVIRTELLDDGDDDNSERRLGFMRKFRLPRLVNLDHISADYENGILTVTVPRMISVGGGYVLIPVNSPRSATPPPAPPEWLFGEA from the coding sequence ATGGTGATCAGAACAGAGCTTCTCGACGACGGTGACGACGACAACAGTGAGAGGCGGCTGGGCTTCATGAGGAAATTCCGGCTGCCGCGGCTGGTTAACCTCGACCACATCTCCGCAGACTACGAGAACGGCATCCTCACCGTCACCGTCCCCCGAATGATCTCCGTCGGGGGCGGTTACGTGCTGATCCCCGTGAATTCCCCCCGGAGTGCAACTCCGCCGCCCGCGCCGCCTGAGTGGTTGTTTGGGGAAGCGTAG
- the LOC109715512 gene encoding B2 protein, translating into MDNLWQLGDEFRGQSKVAEDHQWSLITSKLTELTRSKAERMNNLELSKNSIEAKPWDKFGYQDDNNKLENLNLGLMNLDLKVNEAAVKSPFYSSVYNMNPVYQKSTYNNINSFKMNSGINTYGSKLNGKEANNNINAGNSNSNNSNNNSNNNASVDKRFKTLPSAEMLPRNEVLGGYIFVCNNDTMQEDLKRQLFGLPPRYRDSVRAITPGLPLFLYNYTTHQLHGIFEAASFGGSNIDPTAWEDKKCKGESRFPAQVRIRVRKLCKPLEEDAFRPVLHHYDGPKFRLELSISETLSLLDLCEKAGI; encoded by the exons ATGGACAACCTCTGGCAATTAGGAGATGAGTTCCGCGGCCAATCGAAGGTCGCAGAGGATCATCAGTGGTCTCTCATCACTTCAAAACTGACGGAGTTGACTCGGTCGAAGGCCGAAAGGATGAATAACCTTGAGTTGTCTAAGAATTCTATTGAAGCCAAGCCATGGGACAAATTTGGCTATCAGGATGACAATAATAAGCTCGAGAATCTGAATCTCGGTCTCATGAATCTTGATCTCAAAGTGAACGAGGCCGCAGTGAAGAGCCCCTTCTATAGCAGCGTCTACAATATGAATCCGGTGTATCAGAAGAGCACCTACAACAATATCAACAGCTTCAAGATGAACAGTGGGATTAATACCTACGGTAGTAAGTTAAATGGTAAAGAGGCCAACAACAATATAAATGCCGGCAACAGTAACAGTAataacagcaacaacaacagcaacaacaatgCTTCTGTTGATAAGCGATTCAAGACGTTACCATCGGCTGAGATGCTTCCAAGGAATGAAGTTCTTGGTGGTTATATATTTGTCTGCAACAACGACACTATGCAGGAAGATCTCAAGAGACAGCTTTTTG gCTTGCCTCCAAGGTACCGTGATTCTGTTCGGGCGATAACTCCAGGTTTACCTCTTTTCCTGTACAACTACACAACGCATCAGCTTCATGGAATTTTTGAG GCTGCTAGTTTTGGGGGCTCCAACATTGATCCAACTGCCTGGGAAGATAAAAAGTGCAAGGGCGAGTCTCGATTTCCTGCGCAG GTGAGGATTCGTGTTAGGAAGCTCTGCAAGCCTTTGGAAGAGGATGCTTTTAGGCCAGTTTTGCATCACTACGATGGTCCAAAATTTCGCCTTGAACTCTCTATATCAGAG ACATTGTCGCTGCTAGACCTGTGCGAGAAAGCAGGTATATGA
- the LOC109715079 gene encoding condensin-2 complex subunit H2, giving the protein MSDQEELAGPGGGGGASRFHLLQPNRDPQSNWEVDLAANLEEYLLRICSGEISAADDQDHALHSVNFAEAALLLQGSVQVYSRKVEYLYSLVLHALEFLSQKRQDQQEKTFAQADGNAPDSIIHEEDETFLGLDDVLVEAKNTLDDVHDKEDSVRRIPKPPANLLVLEGDCLDSSGDSGELESYLLATCDFYGDFLLLDPCDAPAVDDFLQTNYVVEESVLPSRGSSVRSKGRNGFFASPTGRSGGSARKSTHKETQGINLDRNLEQNFDFVDNENYNRDYPDHNNFEGEQPNFGCSSVRDDSDDEYEDPWKPLNPHEPGDLKIKPFKKVKAFARRVTCNTKRSTTSSQFPIAKLDGVIIPEFAKSFEVQLSLQKKQQASHSPPLYEKLRRSLTFGEEIHHGFGHFEDENDDAGGDHSPDCAQEEVDVDHDLYHMDADLPTYHDKSDNANFDGVEGFAQDHLDSHGNLEDLCRSHLDSLLASIAETEKQTELAARVSTWRQRIEHTLEEQESHPAFDIHLYGERILDKLSSEADDAGAMPFTNIVLGQSKYEVARTFSALLQLVNDGNVDLQRDTSSNELVCHTSTNPFSVTLINRDKREETESRWARKRLKSPLKKVSKRGKPCVVNDASHLNSPSQSGKFSVKLGKGNVIRCTPEGKRRRRSARFAEPFDLKFAS; this is encoded by the exons ATGAGCGACCAAGAGGAGCTCGCAGggcccggcggcggcggcggtgcatCGCGGTTCCACCTCCTCCAACCCAACCGCGATCCCCAATCCAATTGGGAGGTCGATCTCGCCGCGAATCTCGAGGAGTACCTCCTTAGGATCTGCTCCGGGGAGATCTCCGCCGCCGACGACCAAGACCACGCGCTCCACTCCGTCAACTTCGCCGAAG CTGCACTGCTTCTCCAAGGATCGGTCCAAGTGTACAGCCGGAAAGTTGAGTACTTGTATTCATTGGTTTTGCATGCATTGGAGTTTCTTTCGCAGAAGAG GCAAGACCAACAGGAGAAAACTTTTGCTCAAGCTGATGGAAATGCACCTGATTCAATTATACATGAAGAGGACGAAACATTTCTGGGATTAGATGATGTGCTAG tGGAAGCGAAAAATACTTTGGATGATGTGCATGATAAAGAGGACTCTGTCAGGCGAATACCGAAGCCCCCTGCTAATCTACTTGTACTTGAAGGAGATTGTCTAGATAGCAGTGGTGATTCTGGTGAATTAGAATCGTATTTG TTAGCGACATGTGACTTTTATGGTGATTTTCTTCTCTTAGACCCCTGTGACGCCCCAGCTGTTGATGATTTCTTGCAAACGAATTATGTTGTTGAAGAAAGTGTATTACCTAGCAGAGGCAGCTCGGTGAGGTCCAAAGGTCGTAACGGTTTTTTTGCTTCGCCAACTGGAAGATCTGGAGGATCTGCTCGTAAATCAACTCATAAGGAAACCCAAGGGATCAATTTGGATAGAAATTTAgagcaaaattttgattttgtagaTAATGAGAATTATAATCGAGATTATCCCGATCATAATAACTTCGAAGGGGAGCAACCAAATTTTGGATGTTCAAGTGTTAGGGATGATTCAGATGATGAATATGAAGATCCGTGGAAGCCATTGAATCCCCATGAACCTGGGGATTTGAAGATAAAACCCTTCAAAAAag TTAAGGCTTTTGCAAGACGGGTAACATGTAACACTAAACGGAGCACCACCAGTTCCCAGTTTCCTATTGCCAAGTTGGATGGCGTTATTATCCCCGAGTTTGCAAAATCATTTGAAGTACAGCTATCTCTTCAAAAAAAGCAGCAGGCGTCACACTCCCCCCCTCTGTATGAAAAG CTTAGGAGATCACTTACATTTGGGGAAGAAATTCATCATGGGTTTGGTCATTTCGAGGATGAGAATGATGATGCAGGTGGCGATCATTCTCCTGATTGTGCTCAAGAGGAAGTTGATGTAGACCATGATTTGTATCATATGGATGCGGACTTGCCCACATACCATGACAAG AGTGATAATGCTAATTTTGATGGAGTTGAAGGATTCGCGCAAGATCATCTTGATTCCCATGGAAACCTTGAAGACTTGTGCCGCTCGCATTTG GATTCTCTTCTTGCTAGCATAGCTGAGACTGAGAAGCAGACAGAATTAGCTGCACGAGTCTCAACATGGAGACAACGAATTGAACACACCTTGGAAGAGCAA GAATCACATCCGGCTTTTGACATTCACTTGTATGGAGAAAGAATCCTGGACAAACTCTCCTCAGAAGCAGATGATGCGGGAGCAATGCCTTTTACGAATATAGTGTTGGGCCAATCTAAGTACGAGGTAGCCAGGACATTTTCTGCTCTTCTCCAATTG gtGAATGATGGTAATGTCGATTTGCAAAGAGACACATCAAGCAATGAGTTGGTATGTCACACAAGCACTAACCCCTTCTCTGTCACACTCATTAATCGTGATAAAAGAGAAGAAACGGAGAGCCGGTGGGCTAGGAAGAGGTTAAAGTCCCCTTTAAAGAAAGTTTCTAAAAGAGGCAAACCTTGTGTCGTGAACGACGCATCCCACTTGAACTCGCCGAGTCAGAGTGGCAAATTTTCTGTTAAGCTTGGGAAGGGCAATGTTATTAGGTGCACCCCCGAGGGGAAAAGGAGGCGAAGGTCGGCTCGGTTTGCAGAGCCCTTTGATTTGAAGTTTGCTAGCTGA